In Falco rusticolus isolate bFalRus1 chromosome W, bFalRus1.pri, whole genome shotgun sequence, the genomic window TCCATTCCTTATTCTTATTGGAAAAGTTATCACAAAGTGCATTCCCTGCAGATACCTGGAATAATgtctttgttggttttgttattttctttcctagattttttttccctttagctgAGCATCAGACACACTGAGAAACATGTCTGAGCAAAGCAATGATTACAAGGTTGTTGTGTTTGGGGCTGGAGGAGTTGGAAAAAGTTCTTTGGTCTTGAGATTTGTGAAAGGCACTTTCAGAGAAAGCTACATCCCTACCATTGAAGACACCTATTGGCAGGTAATCAGCTGTGATAAAAGTATATGCACTTTGCAGATAACTGACGCTACAGGGAGCCATCAATTTCCAGCTATGCAACGTCTTTCTATTTCTAAAGgacatgctttcattttggtttaCTCTATCACAAGCCATCAGTCTTTGGAAGAACTCAGACCCATTTATGAACAAATATGTCAGATTAAAGGAGACTTAGAAAGCATTCCAATAATGCTGGTAGGGAACAAAAATGATGAGAACCAAAACAGAGAGGTGGAGAGCAGTGAAGGAGAGGCCATGGCCAAGATGTGGAAGTGTGCCTTTATGGAGACCTCTGCCAAGCTGAACCACAATTTGAAGGAGCTATTCCAAGAGCTGCTAAACCTAGAGAAACGCAGGACTGTGAATTTACATATTGATGGCAAAAataacaagcagcagcaaaggaaagagaagctgaaaggcAAATGTGTGGTCATGTGAAATTGCACTACCATGAGTCAGTCATGCAGTCTTGTCAGTCTGACAATAGCATGAAACCTATAGGCAACAAGAACCATACAAGACTACTTATTAGtattggttttaaaataaatgtttggaatttgaaaaaaaaaaatgggttacTGTGGttactatgaaaaaaacccaatgatTCAGAAATCACGTGCTCCAactaacagtgaaaaaaatcaggaagtaAAAAAAGGCAGGCCAGGATctaatttaataatttacagaagaaaacaaatttcatcCTTGGCATACTGTGAAAGATTTGGGAAGTCAacttcataattatttttgcatataaCTGTGATGGAAGGCAATGTATCTATGTAACATAATGttggaagaaaaccaaacaaaaacccatgAAGAAATCTAGAATGTATAAATGCATGCTGGATTAAGTTATCACATCCTTTAAGAATGCTGTGATCAAACAATTCTCTGCAATTTTCAGTACTgactgctgtggctgtgtgtaTAAGgtaatttcagattttccaaataaatgaaCTGTTTTGCACTAAAGGGTAGCACAGTTAAAAGGAATGGAGATTTCCTGTACCTACCACAGCATGAGATGTCTTTCTAGTATGGTGCAATGCTTGAACTGAAGGATGGGGAAAAGCCAACCCCTCTAGGAGAGAGATATAATCTCCTTTTCTTAACCCATTACTTCAAGAACAACCTGGTACCTTTTTGGCCCCAAGatatttcagaagagaagaTGTTTGCCTTTGGAGAATGTCAGATTGTATAAAAATGGTGTGCATATACCAACAGAAACTTTCCCAGAGAGGAATGGCTGGGGACTCCCCTACATATGCCTCTATGGAAAAGGCCTGGTTCAAGCACTGTTGATGTGTGTGATCAGTCAATGAACTGGAAGTCTATTGAAatggtggtgctgctggaggggtgTCAGTGTAGTGCAcaaattttttattcaaattacCAGATTAGCCAAGTAAAACTTCTTTATATTACTATATTTCAATTAGAATGGTTTTGCATTTATGCTTAACATCCAATATGCTACTAGATCTATTGCTTTTACATTGTCTAAAGGGTTTTATACTGACCATTTAAACTTATGCTTTGAACTGCTGCAACTACTTATAGAACCAAGTCCTATGTCTTGAGTTGGGGCCCACAAGAGTATCTAATAGAAGATTTGCCAGGGTAAGTACTACAGGATTTATCATATTAAAAGTTGCAATCAGAATTGTGTTATAGTGCAAAACAAGGttcagaatagaaaaaaaaatggttcaaACCACTCTGTCAGGGGAAATTGCTTTTCTCAAAatttttggaagggaaaaaatgtattcaatGGGAGCTTTTCTGGATCTATCaccaaagctttttttaaaaactaatatgaatgattaaaaaaaatgaataaaaaaaaaaagaccatcaaagataaaagaagcacatacatttttttaaaggacacaTCAAAATTATATAAGCTACAATTTGCACCTTATGAActgctttgaaataataaaaacaacGCTATTTTTGAGGAATGTGTATGTCAAAATAATGTTATGGGAAAATGCAATCAAGTACTAGTATTATTAGCATGCATGCTGTTGTATTATGAATGTCCTCTAAGAGCTGTTTAAATTTAgtattcacattaaaaattgtTACCTCGCTGTTCTCCAAGCTATTGCTTGCTTACCTTATACCTTCCTATCAGAAGTACAGATGTTTCATAGGTAGGTTGGTAACCTATGTTTCTTTGAGCAAGAATTGCTATTAGCACACTTTAGAAAGGAGCACAACTTTTGTCATTCACTTAGAATAATGCTGTCTTCAGTATTTGTCATTCACTCATAATGACTCAAACACTTTTATCATTCACTCTTAAGAAAACCGATTTCAAAGAGGACAGAATTTTGTGTGTATTTCATtgcattagaaaagaaaattggagAGAGCAtgaaaaaagctgaagttatTTCTTAGCAATAAATTCCTGGCTCTTATACAGTGCTTTTTCTCCATAAGTCTCAAAGCACTTCACAAAAAGGACCGCATTGTTATCTTAACTTCACAGATGgtgaaactgaggcacaaagagGTAAAGCAACTTTAACAGAGGTTACTCAGCAGGCTAGTGACAGACCCAGGAATAAAACCAGATCTTCTTGAGTCCCAGTCCAGTGCTCTATGGTTGGTGAGAATGCTTCCTGATATTCTTATATTCTTCATATTCAGTATGTCAATAGATCAAACAGTATTTCCAGATGAGGGATGCAATGCATTTAAAAGTACTATGTTTAGTAAGactttttcatgtttataaaTTTACTCTGTTTGTAAGCAAATGTTTGAAGATTCCCATCTTTACAGTTTTGGATTCCAgtagcaaaactgaaaaattgaaAGAGTGAATAGACTTAGGGAATAATGGGGCATACATGGAGGTCAACAACATAGAGGTCTCCAGCTGATGCTAATGGGCCAGTGCCAAAAGTAATGTATGGCACATGTTGTCACGatccactcagtggactcgtgATGGTTCATTAACTATGATCTCAAAGTGCAAAAATCAAGGCAACCATGCCAAGGGTCTACGCTtcaattaaacagcacaattttattgctTGCCCATAAAGCGGCGTGTGATAggtaaaaagacagaaagtgaaggaaaagataaagtaaaaaaaaaaaggaaagaggattatagctaccaccacgtGTCCAAGGcatccctatggtcccaggtccaggcagcatCCCGCCGGTCCTTCCTATCgtcgtgatccttggtgggggAGATCTCCTAAAATTCGGTTGCTAAAGAGTCCTCTTTTATGCTGAGCAATACAcgttgctcctcctctggcccatggCTTGTTATCAGTCTCTGCCTTCTCAAGCAAGATTATCACGCATGTTATGGTTCGTTGTAACGACAACAGTTGTTATGTGACCTTATCGTAGTTGTTCCTTCCAGCGCTGGATATCAGGGAGCAGCATAGTACTCCTTgtaccatgcagttctccttcAGGATCTCAGTGTCCATGAGGGCCActttccatctccaggtctctgttagcaatgttgagacaatatcgTTCTCTTTAGACCGACTCTTACACATGTCTAAACAGCCTGTGTGGAATAAGGCTACAGAAACTCAAACAAAAAAGGCCATATAAATACAAAGATCCTTATTATAGTATTACTTTTACTGGAGGAACTATTTACATGAATCTTGCAGAAGTAGAATATAGGGGATTTGAATTAGATTTAAAGTTTATGACTGTAATGGTATTACAGGCTGAAATTTGGCCCTTGACTTCAATGGAAGGTTCCGGATGGCAAGTGAAGAGTAATTATGTGGCAAAGGTGGAATGTAAACACGTGTTGTCGAGCCTAAGGACCATTTCCTTTAGCTCTCATTTGATGCCTCTCCTGTTACATAATAAGCCATGAATTATTTCATGGACTTGCATTTATCAAAGCAAGGACAGTACAGAAGCCATATTGTTCATGGACCACTGAACTGAAAGAGAGCATATTTTATACCCTTGCATTGTCATTGTAGTTTATACTACTAGATCTTTACATATGCGTGAGCTGGTTTAAAACGTTTGTTTTGCTATTGCTTatacaaacttttctttttttaaaatacaaaatactaccagtaaggtaaataaaaaaatattgagctttattacattttgtgttttctttgggaaTGTGATATCAGTATAATAAactcttaaaaatgtaaagaaataacaagacattttaaacatgtaaaaCCTACAGTGAATTTTAGCACCTATAAAACATGACCTGGATGACTCAACTCTTCTCAACACATGactttttatatgtatatggAGTATTAAGATATGTAGTTATCATGAAAACATGTTCTTGAGATTTCattagcaaatattttatttaaaaactctAGATATGTGATCTGTGCCTACAAGTTTCTGTTTCCAGTGATGTTttgaacataaaaaataaagttttaaatgcaaacacaaGTTTGGAAAAAGTCTTGTTGGTGCTcaaacttcatttatttcataagtattttaaataagtcTTTCTCAAAAGTGACAAAGGCAATTTCCTAAACTGAAATAGATTCATGTATATTAGGTAGTTTCCTTAAGTCTGCAGCTATACAAATCAGATTCCTGAAAAGGGTAAGAATTAGAGCAGTGTTATCTGATCTAAAGTTTACCTTTCTTTTACTGTAGAGAGACAAATgattacattttcaaagcaatctACCTTCTTCATAAAACCAAGACTATCACTAGGCATTTCTTCTCatcaccaaaaaataaaatagtccTGGAAGCTACTCTATATTctattatttactttttaaaaattactgttgtgAACTTAGTAAACTGAAATTTACTATATGGATATTGCAATTCCTCTTTCTTACCAAATGAGTGGTTTTAGCTTActgatgcttttctgaaatttccTAAACCAAATACTGCATATTATATTACCACCTGTTgcaaaaaatttcaaatatattacTTTAATACTTCTTGTAATTCAGAAGAGGTGGTAACATTTGTTCagttaaataataatttccatatGTAAGCAATAATACATACTCAGTAGAGGAAAGGATCAGTAAACAAGCATGAATACTTACACTGATAGGCATTTGAATGATTGTTGAAATATTGAGTATTGAATGTAAATTTCATATCACTGTAATTGGACATGGTAGttaagaaagcttttgtttttttgaaaacaacacCCCAGAATTCCTAATAATTCCTTTATTTCATTATGCCATCAATTACTATGTATTGTACTATTTCTGACACAGCCTATCCTGGAGTTGTGGATGTGTCAAATCAGTATCCTGGGGTTTGCACAATGCAATCAGTAATTGATTTACAGATGTTTGCCCAACATATGTTTGTACTCCACATAAACACCACAAACATTACAAAATTAGCCTGTCTCAACTTTTTGTCATCAGCTACTATTCCTGTTTCCCACTGACATATATATTCTTTGTTGACATGTTCATTCAAAGTTATGAATACATGTTTAAGCCTCATTTAGTTCACTGCCTTTTTAATTATCCTACTCACCTATGTATATTTTCTAATTAACCCACATTTATTTAATATAGTAGACATCATCTAAAGTCCAACTCCAAAAACGTTAGAATGAGGGGGAATGCAAAGCTTGAATACCTTTGAGAACTTGGACCTCAATGCTGCTTGTGAAGGATACAGACTCTTCTCAAAATTAACCAGAAAAATATAGGGTTCGTTTAGGAAAAGCATTAAGCCCTATCTGTTTTATATAGCTTGCTTAGGTTGAGCACTATTTTTTATCATAGTGGGCATATTAagaaattttaatgaaactgaagcaaaaaggaaTATCTGTTCTTCAGTCAGATATATTTACTCCTCATTCACATGCTAGGAAATTGTCTGAAATGGATCCTACAAACACAGCTTTATTCTGATCCTCTAAAACCTGTGGATGGGAGTATCTGCCACATGGAAGCTGCAACTGTATTTGCATTGATTTCAGtagaaaaagcatgaaatcaAGAAGCAGAAGATGTGTTTTTCCATAAGGAGGGtatggaaaatatattattttccatATGTAAGAGGAGGAGGATCATTTGCAAACGACTTGCAGGAAGTTTAGCTTTCAGAAAGAGATAAGGAAAGCACTGAGGTGCCAATCACTCAAGCAATATATCTGCTTTAACAGCAGCTTATGCTCAGCACTGTTGTAAAGATCCTTTGCCTCTGGTACATCCCTTccttacagaatcacagaatggttgaggttggaagagacctctggaggtcgtctgctcaagcagggccacctagagccacttgcccaggaccatgtccagatagcttttgaatatctccaaggagggagactctaccacctccctgggcaacctgttccagtgctcacTCGCCCTCTGTGGTGGATTGACattggctggatgccaggtgcccacttAGCTGCTCTAtcgctcccctcctcagcagaacggggggggggggggggataagatggaaaaaacctcaaaacttgtgggtcaagataaaggcagtttattgaagcaatagcaaaagttgtacatgcagaagtgaaggaaacaaaaagatgttattctctacttcccataAGCAGGCtatgttcagccacttcccaggaaacAGGGCTTCAGCATGTGTAGcggttgctccagaagacaaacgtcgtaaataacaaatgcccccccttcctcctcctttctcttagcttttatatctgagcagacgtCATGTGTCATGGAATATCCCgttggtcactttgggtcagctgtcctggatatgtcccctcccaagatcttgcctGCCTCAGCCTACTGGTGAGAGGGGGGAATGTTagagagacagccttgatgctgtaGAAGCATTGCTCAGCAGTAgtcaaaacactggtgtgttatcaccacctttctagctaccaatacgagcacagcactatgagggctgctgtggggctcagccagacaCAATACACctgcacagtaaaaaaatgtttcctaatgttcagatggaacctcctgtgtttcactgTGTttccattgcctcttgtcctgctactgggcaccactgaaaagagcctgactACATCTTCTTTGCACCCatccttcaggtatttgtatacatgtactggttttggctgggctagagttaaatttcttcatagtagcttgtaTGGGGCTATAATTCagatttgtgatgaaaatagTCTTGATAACATACTGATATTTTAGTTATTGATGAACAGTGCTTACATCAAGGCCTTTTCGGCTTCTCACACTTCCTCCACaagcaagtaggctgggggtgcagaagaagttgggaggggacacagttgGGACATttgaccccaactgaccaaagggatattccataccacatgatataatgctcagcaataaaagctgtgggaaagaagaaggaaggggggtTGTTTGgagttatggtgtttgtctgcTCAAGTAACCATTaggcatgatggagccctgcatTCCTGGAGATGGTTGAACACCAACCTGatgatgggaagtagtgaatgaattccttattttgctttgtttgtatgtgcagcttttgctttaccagCTTAGCAACTACATCAGCCAATTCCCTCAGGACCCTGGGTGTGGAtaactgactagctgaaaagggtcacatagacatagtccagctggctggacaaaaatgcacattgctctcagcttatctgaagtaaagcaaaaataactgtctttggctgtccttgttacacaataacaggaagattttggtgggaaaagaatgttgcaggtgggaaccgataactacagaagagaaactaggggcgggcttggtatttaggcaactaaccaataatgagcttaacttttgtaatatgtatgagctaattataacaaggcataaaaggtgactgtaagggacaataaacgaagtctgctgatcactcatattgagcgactgtgtcttccctccgtcgcaacaaatggcgcccgaacagggaccctagagagggctgaacctgcgagccacggttcgacggagattcgggtaccggtcctgaaagcagcgcaggaggcggaagggcacagtccccgcgcccgggagcacctacagagggtcccgccggccacgcgtcgccggagtctcgcaaaggctgcaacagcgctgacgaaggtatggagagacaagcgacgtacgattcgctcatatgctttttagaaaagcggagcgttcgggacatagattgtaaaaaggaattactcgggttattagcgtatgggatagcatccgggacccccgcggcagcggcgagcggcggcgcgcagcccggcaggccccttcccggccgcggtttctctccgaggcggcacccccccacaccccccccctccgatcggcgccatggcgatgcaagcggccaagcgagctgacatctggctgcccccagaggtcaatcggatcctttatattcggaacctgccgtatgaaatcacagcggaggaaatgtatgatatttttgggaaatacggacctattcgacaaatcagagttggaaacactcctgaaacaagaggaacagcttaagcttctgaaggaaaaatacggaattgagtacaaacccaccaaaaaaagtgcttcagatgtcccctacaagaaatgggtttctgccttgaactagcaaacatctctgtgcttaaagagaagcctttttgccttgatggagataatttattctgtattctgtatttatgctgtattctgaatgtggaaattggttgggactaggaggctggcttaaaggcattttgcaaacgggattattatttttgatcgttattgtaataatagtttcttgatcaaaaccagccaacactatttgtaagcattaggcatatctgaagagaatgcctttatttgaatcagcagttaaggtgtagtttagtctgatgctgtggttttatctgctactggtgaatttttgaagtgatgaaatcagagatacaaggtatactaagaattatgaggtaataaggtaataatctaagtaagggtgctgtcttttatatctacaagtgcaacatgcttttatgtagcagagagaaactttgacaataatgttgcttgagcgagatgtgcatgtgacaacttgggaaaagggatatcacaactggagtgcaacagtgtttctacgtctggcagagtgaaatctttcaagccctgagtttagacagtctaaaataaattgttagtattcagaaaacccatcttaggcctcttttgcttacatagtgttatggaagtcaactgctattgtagagaattaatgattttttaatacatattaacaaatactactattttaccttgaggcagttgagtgagaaatactcacgtgtagcatttgagggaatgtcagcataaatcgcacttacagtaagactgcatttttaattactgtactcgttaagatttgatgatgccataaggctaaggccttatatcacagattggttctgaactaaaaggtgtgtgcacatgtagatatgcacatttgtgttattttccttaactGGCTACAAAgtaatataattaggttggggactagatcttgggaatttacctattatacttctgtttgttaaggaacgtgcataacacagcacccatgtaggcttggcttgtggcatagttgtcaaatttagcatagacattcagacagataagcaacgtactcttcttgcatgtatcacctacaagccattatggcttagtgtgtaaatctgtatgtaactattgaaaaatccacttatgaatgtatatagcttagaactaattttttccctttgttaattctttgatatcaatgaggtattcttcagaaaatgtatggactggttggttgcataagggcagttgttatttggacagaaaattgttaatggtcagggattttccactaaaatatttgcaaatattcctagtcaaacatcagtttggtttctttttgggttttgagcttgcattagtccatgttcagaactttaaaattacctttgaattttttaaactttttatatcactggaacagaaagagcatctaaattaaagcttcaagctaactttatttttcaagtatttcaggaattatacttctgaactgagattttataagttggctgtgtattttcctgtgttaaaatgctgttattgaaaatggtcaaccaagcctatgtcgcccaaaataaaaacgggggaattgtggataactgactagctgaaaagggtcacatagacatagtccagct contains:
- the LOC119140758 gene encoding GTP-binding protein Di-Ras2-like — encoded protein: MSEQSNDYKVVVFGAGGVGKSSLVLRFVKGTFRESYIPTIEDTYWQVISCDKSICTLQITDATGSHQFPAMQRLSISKGHAFILVYSITSHQSLEELRPIYEQICQIKGDLESIPIMLVGNKNDENQNREVESSEGEAMAKMWKCAFMETSAKLNHNLKELFQELLNLEKRRTVNLHIDGKNNKQQQRKEKLKGKCVVM